In Methylocystis echinoides, one genomic interval encodes:
- a CDS encoding acetyl-CoA C-acyltransferase: protein MQDQVVIVGAARTPIGAFLGEMKEMSAPSLGAWAIEAAVAQSGVPVDNVDECIMGCVLSAGLGQAPARQAALRGGLSEATGCVTVNKMCGSGMKALMDAHDRLRAETSGVVVAGGMESMSNAPYLLDRARAGYRLGHGRIVDHMFLDGLEDAYEHGRLMGSFAEDCAEAYQFTRDRQDEFALESLRRAQQATQDGSFAAEIVPVKVKQGKEERLASADELPRKAKAEAIPRLRPAFREDGTLTAANSSAISDGAAALVVATLSKAEALGSQPLARIVGHATHAAAPAKFSTAPIAAINKLMEKVGWELTDVDLFEINEAFAVVVLAAERELSLPHEKVNIHGGACALGHPIGASGARIVVTLLSALRKHDLKRGVASLCIGGGEATAIAVERLD, encoded by the coding sequence ATGCAAGACCAAGTGGTGATCGTCGGCGCCGCGCGGACCCCGATCGGCGCATTTCTGGGCGAAATGAAAGAGATGTCGGCTCCGTCATTGGGCGCATGGGCGATAGAGGCCGCGGTGGCGCAAAGCGGCGTGCCTGTCGACAATGTCGACGAATGCATCATGGGCTGTGTGTTGAGCGCCGGTCTCGGCCAGGCGCCGGCGCGTCAGGCGGCGCTCCGCGGCGGCTTGAGCGAGGCGACCGGCTGCGTCACGGTCAATAAAATGTGCGGCTCCGGCATGAAGGCCCTTATGGACGCGCATGACCGCCTGCGCGCCGAGACGTCGGGCGTGGTCGTTGCGGGGGGAATGGAGAGCATGAGCAATGCGCCTTATCTCCTGGACCGCGCGCGGGCGGGCTATCGCCTCGGTCATGGGCGCATCGTCGACCACATGTTTTTAGACGGTCTCGAGGACGCCTATGAGCACGGTCGCTTGATGGGATCCTTTGCGGAGGATTGCGCCGAAGCCTACCAGTTCACGCGCGACCGGCAGGATGAATTCGCCCTCGAGTCGCTACGGCGCGCACAGCAAGCGACGCAGGACGGAAGTTTCGCAGCCGAGATCGTTCCCGTGAAGGTAAAGCAAGGAAAAGAAGAACGTCTTGCCTCCGCGGACGAGCTTCCGCGCAAGGCGAAGGCGGAAGCTATTCCGAGGCTGCGTCCGGCATTCCGTGAAGACGGGACGCTCACCGCGGCCAATTCGAGCGCCATTTCCGACGGCGCGGCCGCCCTCGTGGTGGCGACCCTCTCGAAGGCTGAGGCGCTCGGCTCGCAACCGCTCGCGAGGATCGTCGGCCATGCGACGCACGCCGCCGCCCCCGCAAAATTTTCGACCGCCCCGATCGCCGCCATCAACAAGCTGATGGAAAAGGTCGGCTGGGAACTAACGGATGTTGACCTGTTCGAAATCAACGAGGCCTTCGCCGTCGTTGTTTTGGCCGCGGAGCGGGAGCTTTCGCTTCCGCACGAAAAGGTGAATATCCACGGCGGCGCTTGCGCCCTTGGCCATCCAATTGGCGCATCCGGAGCCCGCATCGTCGTGACGTTGCTCTCCGCGCTCAGGAAACACGACCTCAAACGCGGCGTCGCATCGCTTTGCATCGGCGGCGGGGAAGCGACGGCGATCGCCGTAGAGCGTCTCGATTAG
- a CDS encoding Glu/Leu/Phe/Val dehydrogenase — protein MVALTSSDPLAFGDDIGPEKIVYLRTHSVGLRAIVVIDNTAAGPAIGGTRMAPDVSAVECFRLARAMTLKNATCGLRHGGAKSVIFGEPGMPAEQKEQLIRAFATAIAPLHDYIPGPDMGTDETAMGYVHDEIGRAVGLPAEIGGIPLDQIGATGFGVAIAAEVAAPFAGLSLDGARIVLQGFGAVGEHTARFLERRGARLVGVADISGAIANPEGLDIEALARLKRAGKSVVEYPYGRVLPNEALVAVPCDIWIPAARPDALRADNVERLNCRLVVQGANVPVTPEAERYMFERGIISVPDFIANAGGVITAAVEYDGGVKATAFAAIEEKVGGNTRLTLERARDMKVSPLDAAMTLATDRLQKIMQLRRWR, from the coding sequence ATGGTCGCTCTGACTTCCTCTGACCCACTCGCTTTTGGCGACGACATCGGCCCCGAGAAAATCGTCTATCTGCGGACCCACTCGGTCGGCCTTCGCGCAATCGTCGTCATCGACAACACAGCCGCAGGACCCGCGATCGGCGGAACGCGTATGGCGCCTGACGTGAGCGCCGTCGAATGCTTCCGGCTGGCGCGCGCCATGACTTTGAAGAACGCCACCTGCGGACTGCGTCATGGCGGCGCCAAGTCCGTGATCTTTGGCGAACCCGGAATGCCGGCGGAACAAAAGGAGCAATTGATCCGCGCCTTCGCGACGGCGATTGCGCCGCTTCACGATTATATTCCAGGCCCCGACATGGGCACGGACGAAACGGCGATGGGCTACGTCCACGACGAAATCGGCCGCGCCGTTGGATTGCCGGCGGAAATTGGCGGCATCCCGCTCGACCAGATCGGCGCGACCGGCTTCGGCGTCGCTATCGCCGCAGAGGTCGCTGCGCCTTTCGCCGGGCTGTCGCTTGATGGCGCGAGAATTGTGCTGCAAGGCTTTGGCGCAGTCGGGGAGCACACGGCGCGCTTTCTCGAACGCAGGGGCGCCCGACTCGTCGGCGTCGCCGATATTTCCGGCGCTATTGCAAATCCCGAGGGGCTCGACATAGAGGCGCTTGCGCGGCTCAAGAGAGCTGGAAAAAGCGTCGTTGAATACCCTTATGGGCGCGTCCTCCCCAATGAGGCGCTCGTCGCCGTGCCATGCGATATTTGGATACCGGCGGCAAGACCAGACGCCTTGCGCGCGGACAATGTCGAACGATTGAATTGCAGGTTAGTGGTCCAGGGCGCGAATGTCCCGGTTACGCCGGAAGCTGAACGCTACATGTTCGAGCGCGGGATCATCAGCGTCCCGGATTTCATCGCCAACGCCGGGGGCGTCATCACGGCCGCTGTGGAATATGACGGCGGCGTCAAAGCCACCGCGTTCGCGGCAATCGAGGAGAAAGTGGGCGGCAATACGCGCCTGACCCTCGAGCGCGCCCGCGATATGAAGGTTTCGCCTCTCGACGCCGCCATGACGTTGGCGACCGACCGGCTGCAAAAGATCATGCAGTTGAGACGCTGGCGCTAA